The Mycolicibacterium fluoranthenivorans DNA window GTCTTGGCGTATTCCTCGTTGTTGCGCAGCAGTTGATCGGTGACAGACACCTGCCGGACGCTAACAACGGTCGACGTCGAGGGCACCGGTCGGAATCATCGTGAATCCAGCACGCCAGGAGATCAGTCGACCGGTTTACTCAAGTCGTAGACCGTCGTGCCACCCACATCGAGCTTGGTGAAGTGCTGCTGCACCCACGCCGAGATCTGGGCGCCCGCGCTGTGACTGTCCGAACCCGGTCCGCCGTGCCCGCCCGGACCGCGGTCGCTGACGATGAAGTACCGCACCTGGCCGTCGGTCACGTCATGCTGGAACTGCTCCAGCGTGGGCGAATTGTCGCCGCCGGCGAATCCACCGATGGACATGATCGACGCTCCGGTTCTCAGTTCCAGACCGCCGGCCTGCATCGAGCCGATGGTCGCTGCGGCCCAACGGTTGTCGAGCCCGGTGATCAGCTTCTCCAGCGCGGCGTCATCGGTCTTCTTGTCCCGGTCCCCGGGCGGCCCGAAGGGGAAGTCGCCGCCGGCGCGGGCCGGGCCCGAACTCGGCATCGGCCCACCGGAATGCGTGCCTGCCACCGTCGCGATCGAATACGCCGCACTGCCGGCGAAGCCGAACAGCAGGGCCGCCGCGGCCACCACCAGGGTGGCCTTGCCCAGTTTGTGCGCGCCCACCGCCAACACCGCGGCCACCAGGACCGAGCCGACAAGGATGATCCAGCGCAGCGCGGGGAACCAGTCGGGGGTGCGGTTGAGCAGAATGAAGGTCCACACCCCGGTGCCGGCCAGCATGGCCGTCAGCACCAGGCGCGGGGCCAGGAACTGCCGCCCCTGCCACAGCTCGGCCACCGCGATACCCAACAGCGCGGCCACCGCAGGGGCCAGCGCCACCGCGTAATACGGGTGCACGGTGCCGTCCATATAGCTGAACACCGCACCGGTGACGAACAACCAACCGCCCCACAGGATCAGGCTGGCACGGACCTTACCGGCGCGCGGGCTGCGCCGGGTGAACCACAGCCCGGCGGCCAGCCCGATCAGCGCGGCGGGCAGCAGCCAGGACACCTCGGTGCCCATGAAGTCGTTGAACAACCGGCCGATCCCCGGCTCGCCGCCGAAGAACACGTTGCGGCCACCCTCGCCACCGGGCCCACCCGGGAAATGCCCACCGCCACCGGGTTGGTTGGTACCGGTGATCCGCTGGATGCCGTTGTAGCCGAACGCAAGCTGCAGCAGGCTGTTGTCGGTCGAGCCGGCGATATAGGGCCGGGCATCGGCGGGCCACAGACTGACCAGCGCGATATACCAACCGGCGGAGAACGCCATCGCCACCACACCCACGGCCAGCGCACCCACCCGCTTGCCCACGGTCGCGCCGCCGGCGATCAGGAAGGCGATTCCCAGCCCGGGCAGCACCAGGAACGCCTGCAGCATCTTCGTCAGGAACGCGAAACCGACGGCGCAGCCGGTCAGCGCCATCCATGTGGTCATGGCGCCCGCCGAAACCGCACCGATGGCCCGCACCGTGCAGTACGCCGCGACCACCAACAGCAGCACCAGCAGCGCGTCGGGATTGTTGTAGCGGAACATCGACGTCGCCACCGGGGTCAGGGCCAGCGCGGTGCCGGCGATCAGACCCGCACCCGGCCCGCTGCATCGCCGCACCGTCGCGTAGAGCACCGCCACCGCGGCCACGCCCATCAGGGCCTGTGGCAGCAACATCGTGAACTCGCTGAATCCGAACAGCCTGCCCGACAGCCCCATCACCCACATCGCTGCGGGCGGCTTGTCCACCGTGATGGCATTACCCGCGTCAAAGGAGCCGAACAACAACGCTTTCCACGACTGCGTGCCGGCCTGCGCCGCGGCCGCGTAGTAGCTGTTGGCCCAGCCGTTGGAACCGAGGCCCCAGAGATAGAGCACCGCGGTGGTGACCAGCAGGGCCAGCAGCCCGGGCCGTTCCCAGGGGGCCTGCGTCCCATCGCCCAGCAGCAGCCGGGCTCCCCTGCCGCGCGCGCCGGGGGCCAAGGCTGTCTTCCCCGTCACTTCGCTCGCCAAGGCATCCGCCTGCCGGGAATCGGTCACAGTCATCTCAGTCCTTCGGGTGTCGGTAGGTCGTTCAGGAGGCGCGGCGCGGATGAAACACCCAGCCGCGCAGCAGCACGAAGCGGACCGCGGTGGCCACCAGATTGGCCAGCACCAGGACGGTCAGCTCGACCAGCTTGTGTGGCTGTTCGACGAAGGCGTGCAACCCGGCCAGCGATCCGCTGGTGATGGCCAGCGCGATGCCGAACACGATCAGGCCCTCGAACTGATGCCGCACCGCCCCGGCGCCGCGCACCCCGAAGGTGAAACGGCGATTGGCGGCGGTGTTGGCGACCGCGGTGACCAGCAGCGCCACCAGATTGGCCGCCTGGGCGCCGATCGAGGCGTGCAGCGCCATGAACAGCAGCAGGTAGGCGATGGTGGAGGCGACGCCGACCGTGCCGAACCGCACCACCTGGCGCAGCAGCGAGCGCGGTGCCGCGGCACGGCGTGAACCCAGCTGGGCGGCAATGGTATTG harbors:
- a CDS encoding ArnT family glycosyltransferase, coding for MTVTDSRQADALASEVTGKTALAPGARGRGARLLLGDGTQAPWERPGLLALLVTTAVLYLWGLGSNGWANSYYAAAAQAGTQSWKALLFGSFDAGNAITVDKPPAAMWVMGLSGRLFGFSEFTMLLPQALMGVAAVAVLYATVRRCSGPGAGLIAGTALALTPVATSMFRYNNPDALLVLLLVVAAYCTVRAIGAVSAGAMTTWMALTGCAVGFAFLTKMLQAFLVLPGLGIAFLIAGGATVGKRVGALAVGVVAMAFSAGWYIALVSLWPADARPYIAGSTDNSLLQLAFGYNGIQRITGTNQPGGGGHFPGGPGGEGGRNVFFGGEPGIGRLFNDFMGTEVSWLLPAALIGLAAGLWFTRRSPRAGKVRASLILWGGWLFVTGAVFSYMDGTVHPYYAVALAPAVAALLGIAVAELWQGRQFLAPRLVLTAMLAGTGVWTFILLNRTPDWFPALRWIILVGSVLVAAVLAVGAHKLGKATLVVAAAALLFGFAGSAAYSIATVAGTHSGGPMPSSGPARAGGDFPFGPPGDRDKKTDDAALEKLITGLDNRWAAATIGSMQAGGLELRTGASIMSIGGFAGGDNSPTLEQFQHDVTDGQVRYFIVSDRGPGGHGGPGSDSHSAGAQISAWVQQHFTKLDVGGTTVYDLSKPVD